In Candidatus Babeliales bacterium, a single genomic region encodes these proteins:
- a CDS encoding M23 family metallopeptidase, with protein MEKKNFLKTLVIVSSFLLSSTGLLSELDHVCAYSNESVVKFRDKADKFCEIDNFTGKSKVLFDWPVDLCEFWVSSLFGPRKHKGVVKNHGGVDLASVKGTQVKASARGIVKRVEENVPGYGNVIEVQHKGGFLTRYAHLHKMHACYGDTVRKGEVIGLVGSTGNVRGKDPSHLHFEIVKDGKRLDPLIYLYCSEIEFQK; from the coding sequence ATGGAAAAGAAAAATTTTCTTAAGACGCTGGTTATAGTTTCAAGTTTTTTATTATCATCAACTGGTCTGCTTTCAGAGCTAGATCACGTTTGTGCATACAGCAATGAGTCTGTAGTTAAATTCAGAGATAAGGCTGATAAATTCTGCGAGATTGATAATTTTACGGGTAAGTCAAAAGTTCTTTTTGATTGGCCGGTGGATTTATGTGAGTTTTGGGTTAGTTCTTTGTTTGGACCACGTAAGCATAAGGGTGTCGTAAAGAATCACGGCGGAGTTGATTTGGCATCGGTTAAAGGTACGCAGGTTAAAGCTTCTGCTCGTGGAATTGTTAAGCGGGTAGAAGAAAATGTTCCTGGATATGGTAATGTTATAGAAGTTCAGCATAAGGGTGGATTTCTAACTCGATATGCTCATTTGCATAAAATGCATGCTTGCTATGGTGACACTGTTCGCAAGGGTGAGGTTATCGGGTTGGTTGGTTCAACGGGAAACGTTCGCGGTAAAGATCCTTCGCATCTTCATTTTGAAATCGTTAAAGACGGAAAACGTCTTGATCCTTTGATCTATTTATACTGTTCTGAGATTGAATTTCAAAAATAA
- a CDS encoding DciA family protein: protein MNHIKSFLPKFMQALNHEKQWKLQIMSQWNTIMGSLASKVSICKIYNNSITLGVTDSCWMQELNLLSELIKDKINKTLDTPRIELIRFKYVSQHAAGSQKKEPVAPLQHKQKILTAKEQQALCCIKDPELSQALQGFLQTCHRFS, encoded by the coding sequence ATGAATCATATAAAGAGTTTTTTACCAAAATTTATGCAAGCGCTTAACCATGAAAAGCAGTGGAAGCTGCAGATCATGAGCCAATGGAACACCATCATGGGTTCGCTGGCCAGCAAAGTTTCGATTTGCAAAATTTACAATAATTCAATCACTCTTGGCGTAACAGATTCATGTTGGATGCAAGAATTGAATCTTTTATCCGAACTCATTAAAGATAAAATTAATAAAACTTTAGACACACCGCGCATAGAGCTTATTCGATTTAAATATGTTTCACAGCACGCAGCAGGCTCGCAAAAAAAAGAACCTGTAGCGCCATTGCAACATAAACAAAAAATACTTACAGCCAAAGAACAACAAGCTTTATGCTGTATAAAAGATCCAGAACTATCTCAGGCTTTACAGGGGTTTTTACAAACATGTCACCGATTCTCTTAA
- a CDS encoding UDP-N-acetylglucosamine--N-acetylmuramyl-(pentapeptide) pyrophosphoryl-undecaprenol N-acetylglucosamine transferase has translation MSPILLNAAMTICFVAGKSGGHLLPCITKAAQIKAEHPTAQLYIFSSGGDLDKTIIDKHKNLQHYIPTTLDNPPYQQPWLLPFFAIKTGWYFCKSFYKLAKLKPQKVISFGGFISIPVCMAAKCLGIPFEIYELNVEPGKATVFLAKFTQSVYTCFDSTKKYFPKNTCIHFDYPIRFTANDKVFDRLALLEQYSFSPDRKTILILGGSQGSILLNDVMKETIQKYPELAGKVQIIHQTGQSDPFDYAALYREHKIPSQVFGYHEKLQDFYNLADLIISRAGAGTLFEIKFFGKNCITVPHETANTNHQIKNVLELQIENPEQFKIIKQADFTPEVLCEQLKKLF, from the coding sequence ATGTCACCGATTCTCTTAAATGCCGCCATGACTATTTGCTTTGTTGCTGGAAAATCAGGCGGACATCTTTTACCATGCATCACCAAAGCCGCACAGATAAAAGCTGAGCATCCAACGGCTCAACTGTATATTTTTTCATCTGGTGGCGACCTGGATAAAACAATCATCGACAAACATAAAAATTTGCAACATTACATTCCAACAACGCTGGACAATCCACCCTACCAGCAACCTTGGTTGCTTCCATTCTTTGCTATAAAAACTGGTTGGTACTTCTGCAAAAGTTTTTACAAACTAGCAAAACTAAAACCACAAAAAGTTATTAGCTTTGGAGGATTCATTTCCATCCCCGTATGCATGGCTGCAAAATGTTTAGGTATACCGTTTGAAATATATGAACTCAACGTTGAGCCGGGAAAAGCAACAGTATTTTTAGCCAAGTTTACACAAAGCGTGTACACCTGCTTTGACTCAACCAAAAAATATTTTCCCAAAAATACCTGCATTCATTTTGACTATCCAATTCGCTTCACAGCGAACGATAAAGTTTTTGACCGCCTCGCATTACTTGAACAGTACAGCTTTTCACCAGACCGCAAAACTATTTTAATTTTGGGTGGTTCGCAAGGTTCGATACTCCTCAACGATGTCATGAAAGAAACTATTCAAAAATATCCAGAACTTGCCGGTAAAGTTCAGATCATTCATCAAACTGGTCAGAGCGATCCGTTTGATTACGCTGCATTGTACCGTGAGCATAAAATACCTAGCCAAGTGTTTGGGTACCATGAAAAATTACAGGATTTTTATAATCTTGCCGATTTAATTATTTCACGAGCAGGAGCTGGAACGCTCTTTGAAATTAAATTTTTTGGAAAAAACTGCATCACTGTACCTCATGAAACTGCTAACACAAATCATCAGATTAAAAACGTCTTAGAGCTTCAGATAGAGAATCCAGAACAGTTTAAAATTATCAAACAAGCTGATTTTACGCCTGAAGTTTTGTGCGAACAACTGAAAAAACTTTTTTGA